The genomic window ACGGCGCCGTATGGATACAGAATCAGGAGCAGTGGGTCAACGCTTATCTGCGTGACAGTCTGAAAGTGAATGGTGCGTATTTGCCCTCCGGAGCTTTGCCGGGTCCGCATTCGGTGCTGCTTTCTCCGGGCCTCCGCTTATTTATTATCGATTCTCAGTGGTTTATACAGAAACGGTCACACAAGAAGGTTGGTACGTTGGCTGGTAAAAGTAAAAGAGAGACGGAGGAGTTTTTCTGGACTACACTGGAAGCGGAAATACTTGCCGCGGTTCTTCGGGGAGAGCAATTGATCTTTGCAGCACATCATCCCCTGATCAGCGCAGGGACGCATGGAGCACCAATGAAATTGGTGCGCTTTATGGTTAATTATACTCCTTTTCAAATCTTTGGATTGATGGGAGCGAATCGGGTGCTCTCCCAGAATGTTAATCAGCCCGGATATAAAAATTACAAGGACCGGCTGAATGGCTTGCTGAAAGAATCCGGTAAAAGTCATATCCTCGTCGCAGGGCATGATCATAATTTTCAGGTCTGGAAAATGGAGTGGGGGACACAGATTATTTCAGGGAGCGGAAGCAAGAATTCCAAATTCAGAAAGCACTACCTGCATGATCCGCGATTGCTTGAAAGAAATGATTCGGACGAGGGTTTCACACGACTCGTGATTCGAACGATCGATGGGACACAAATTCTTTCTTACGAGTTTTTAACTAATTGAAATACAGCTAATTGTGTTTTTTTGACAAAAGCGAAACTTTCATGCCGCGGGAGGTGTCTTAATAGTAGACACCTAAGCCCCTCGCGATGCTCTATCTCAGATTATTCTTAACCGCACTGTTTTTTGCTTTTTCTTTTCC from Bacteroidia bacterium includes these protein-coding regions:
- a CDS encoding metallophosphoesterase, encoding MNTPSLVLLFFLFPASFFSSSQIDSTVIYLVGDAGNDTAPGKALLALKKRIVKDTSATIIFLGDNVYPHGMNEQIADGKITPEEKKMMAQLSVLKGHRGSVYMIPGNHDWKAQRRNGAVWIQNQEQWVNAYLRDSLKVNGAYLPSGALPGPHSVLLSPGLRLFIIDSQWFIQKRSHKKVGTLAGKSKRETEEFFWTTLEAEILAAVLRGEQLIFAAHHPLISAGTHGAPMKLVRFMVNYTPFQIFGLMGANRVLSQNVNQPGYKNYKDRLNGLLKESGKSHILVAGHDHNFQVWKMEWGTQIISGSGSKNSKFRKHYLHDPRLLERNDSDEGFTRLVIRTIDGTQILSYEFLTN